Proteins encoded by one window of Astatotilapia calliptera chromosome 13, fAstCal1.2, whole genome shotgun sequence:
- the alox5a gene encoding polyunsaturated fatty acid 5-lipoxygenase encodes MPSYTVTIATGNQWFAGTDDYIYITLVGTEGCSERTLLDKPLYNDFERGAVDSYEVRVGENLGDIVLVKIEKKKYWVQDDWYCRYITVKTPSGDYLEFPCFCWLVNDKEVVLRDGRAHLPQDDKTSLVKQHRQKELDGRRKTYRWREWQPGFPMSIDANRHKDLPRDIQFDSEKGVDFILNYSKAIENLFVNQFMHMFQSSWSDFSDFEKIFVRIKNTISEYVMQHWKEDFMFGYQFLNGCNPVLIRKCKKLPDKFPVTHEMVAVSLERELTLEEEIEAGNIYIVDYEVLDGITPNSTDPCTLQYLAAPICLLYKNAQNKIMPIAIQLGQVPGEDNPIFLPTDGQYDWLLAKIWVRSSDFHHHQTITHLLRTHLMTEVFGIAMFRQLPAVHPAFKLLIPHIRFTIAINTKAREQLICECGIFDKANATGGGGHVQMVQRAVKTLTFRSLCFPDLIKSRGVDSKEELPTYFYRDDGYKVWEATKRFVSDVVNIYYTSDESVQGDEEIQAFVKDVCSFGMQDLDYCEFPKSVKTREELIEYLTVIIFTASAQHAAVNFGQYDWCSWIPNAPSTMRKPPPNKKGLANVNLIVESLPDRGRSSWHLGAVWALSQYQENELYLGMYPDEHFTEKPVKDAMAKFRKELAEITSSIKKRNEGKKLPYYNMSPDKIPNSVAV; translated from the exons GTGGACTCCTATGAGGTGAGAGTTGGGGAGAACCTGGGTGATATCGTCTTGGTGAAGATTGAGAAGAAGAAGTACTGGGTGCAAGACGACTGGTACTGCAGGTACATCACTGTCAAGACCCCATCTGGAGACTACTTGGAGTTCCCCTGCTTTTGTTGGCTGGTGAATGAcaaggaagtggtgctccgagATGGACGAG CACATCTGCCTCAGGATGATAAGACCAGTCTGGTCAAGcagcacagacagaaagagcTGGACGGGAGGAGAAAAACCTACAG ATGGAGAGAGTGGCAGCCAGGCTTTCCTATGAGTATAGATGCTAACAGACACAAGGATTTGCCCCGGGACATCCAGTTTGACAGTGAGAAAGGAGTGGACTTCATACTGAACTACAGCAAGGC AATAGAGAACCTGTTTGTGAACCAGTTCATGCACATGTTCCAGTCCTCCTGGAGTGACTTCTCTGACTTTGAGAAAATCTTTGTGAGAATCAAAAACACCATTTCAG agtatgtgATGCAACACTGGAAAGAGGATTTCATGTTTGGATACCAGTTTCTGAATGGTTGCAACCCTGTACTGATCCGGAAGTGCAAGAAGCTCCCTGACAAGTTTCCCGTCACTCATGAGATGGTTGCTGTCAGCCTGGAGAGGGAGCTCACCCTGGAGGAGGAAATAGAG GCAGGTAACATCTACATAGTAGACTACGAGGTGCTAGACGGCATCACTCCAAACTCCACAGACCCCTGCACACTGCAGTACCTGGCAGCTCCGATCTGTTTGCTATACAAGAATGCTCAGAACAAGATCATGCCCATAGCCATACAG CTTGGCCAGGTTCCAGGTGAAGACAACCCCATCTTCCTGCCAACTGACGGTCAGTACGACTGGCTGCTGGCTAAGATCTGGGTCCGCTCCAGTGACTTCCACCACCACCAGACAATCACACACCTGCTCCGGACACATCTGATGACAGAGGTGTTTGGTATTGCCATGTTCAGGCAGCTTCCTGCTGTTCACCCTGCATTTAAG CTACTCATCCCACACATTCGTTTTACCATCGCAATCAATACCAAGGCTCGAGAGCAGCTCATCTGTGAGTGCGGCATCTTCGACAAG GCGAATGCAACAGGCGGAGGCGGTCACGTCCAGATGGTTCAGAGGGCTGTGAAGACTTTGACCTTCAGGTCTCTGTGCTTCCCTGATTTGATCAAGTCCCGTGGTGTGGACAGTAAGGAGGAACTGCCCACCTACTTCTACAGGGATGATGGCTACAAGGTGTGGGAGGCTACCAAGAG GTTTGTGTCTGATGTTGTGAATATTTATTACACAAGCGATGAGAGCGTGCAGGGAGATGAAGAAATCCAGGCCTTTGTTAAAGATGTGTGCAGCTTCGGTATGCAGGACCTGGATTACTGCG AGTTTCCCAAGTCCGTGAAGACACGCGAGGAACTGATAGAGTACCTGACCGTTATTATCTTCACTGCCTCAGCCCAGCATGCAGCTGTCAACTTCGGACAG TATGACTGGTGTTCCTGGATCCCCAATGCTCCATCTACCATGCGGAAACCCCCACCCAACAAGAAAGGTCTGGCCAATGTGAATTTGATCGTTGAGAGCCTTCCTGATCGCGGGCGCTCCAGCTGGCACCTGGGGGCCGTCTGGGCCCTCAGCCAATACCAAGAGAATGAA tTGTACCTGGGAATGTATCCTGATGAGCACTTCACAGAGAAACCGGTGAAGGATGCCATGGCAAAGTTCAGGAAGGAGCTGGCAGAGATAACCAGCTCCATCAAGAAGAGGAATGAGGGAAAGAAGCTACCATACTACAACATGTCTCCTGACAAAATCCCAAACAGTGTTGCAGTTTGA